The Halictus rubicundus isolate RS-2024b chromosome 18, iyHalRubi1_principal, whole genome shotgun sequence genome contains the following window.
AAATTAGAAAAAGATAAATTAACATGCGTTCGTGATGCGaacgattaaaataaattgcaCGTAGAGTTACAgtgtaaattttttaaattccgcCGGGAATGAGAGAGAGGGAATCGTCGATAAAGTCGGTCACTAACCTGAAAATGTGCGCAGTACTGACATCTGAACGAAACAGCATGAATTCGTCCGTGTCTGCCTTATCGGCCAAGCAGTATGTAAAAGGATTCGAGTTTATAAAATTTCTGTATGACAAGTACGCATTTTCAGTCTTTTTTCGACAGCTCTTGGAGTACGAAGTATCCGTATGTATACCTTCTTAAATCATAAACAAATGCGGACTGTCATCGATATCAATCATTAACAACCCATTTCGATCATTTCTAATTTATTCGATGAGGattcattacaaaaaaaaacacGCCCGAATTATAACGTGAAAATAATCACTGCTTTCAATTCACTGGAGGAGAGTCGCAAAAGGTATTAATAGTTTATACACTATTGTTCTGTACtgtattgaaacaattgttatTTAGTTACACAAGTCTTGTGATCCTCTTTTTTATGTTCAAAAACTAGTGGTATTTAACATTTTTGCCgatttattaataacaatttccacaATTTTATAGCATTGTTATTTCAACTGgaacaaattaaattaaagtgtCATTAAAGTCTGGCTTCGAAAGAATACCAAGAACACGTTATCACgtaaaattgattaaaagtTTTAAAAGTAACATTCTGGATTCATATGAAGATATATTTAACCTTTAGAAACGACTATGTAATGTCAAGTATGTAAAACCTATTCGATGGCGATTTCATTCGAGCAATTGCGCGGATTTAATGTCGTAATGCAAGATTACAGCAATTAGGAGAATAAAAAAAACTTGCTGAAAGACATATAGTCGAATTTACATAACAAGGTAACATATCCATATTCGTAAAATGAGTAACAAGTGACTCCTGTTTTGTGTACATTATCGCCCAAAAATAGATACCGTAATCCGTGCTAATCTCTCGAAACGTGAACTTTGAATGTAAATTCGCGCAGAAAGGAAAACGCTGGCAGCACGAATCAGTTTTATCTACACGTACAAGTAAACAATACGTATATGTCGTTTTCAACAACAATgaacatatttttcgaaatcttatttgtaatatttaatcTGTACACTTTTAATCTGTAATATGtcaacgaaataaaaaattatttgtatccGTCTATACTTTTATAGTGAGTTAAATATTTGCGGTATAAACTAACAAACTTTTAATAGCGTGTGAATACTTTTTTGTCATACTAGATACGAGATACGAGAGGAacttatatatactacttttaTCAAAAATTAGAACTCATTTTTAGAACACCTTGTATATGTATTATCGTAATTGATTGTGAACCCTGTATAATCTTCAGCAATGATAGGTGTGTGTTGATAATAGTGAGTTTCATATTTTTCCGGTTTACAGTGTTCGGCAATGTGTtattaataaacaataaaattgtcCGTTTTCGTAAAGTGcgaaaatgtattttacaaaaattttatacTGAGCAATTATAAATTGATCAATTTAAAGGCCAATTAAccacattgttaaatttaaagTTGCAGTAAAGAATTACTTATACATTCCGTTTTTATCAATTCATTTGCTCACAATAAACCGTGCAACCACAACCTTCTGAATATGTATGAACATATTGTTGTTTAAACATGACAAGCTCTTTTCAAGCTGCAAGACATTTTACacaattatttacattttatagtcccattattttatttttaacttgatcagacataaaaatgaatattgtataaaataattaatgtaTTCATGCATAAATCCTTTTTTGTTGTAGCACAACCTAATGGTAAAATGGCAAAAGACTATGCAGCTGTAAGTATACTAACTTTTTCTATTGTACGTCAGACCATTAATGAGAAACATCTAATGTTCATGAAATTATCTCTTTCTTCAGCTTGTTGAGAGATCAAGAAACTCATTCTTTAGTGGCAAAACAAGGCCATTAGAATGgagaataaaacaattgaaaCAGATAGACCGTATGCTGGAAGAATGCAAACCTGATATAGTATCTGCACTTGCATCTGATTTACGTAGAgtatgaataaaattatatttctgtTGTAAACAatgtttttcatgttatacatataatttatttttacatattcAGTGTAAATTTGAGACCATCGCGTTGGAATTGCTAATTTCCCAAGGAGAAGTTAAAACATTActtatgaatattaaagaatGGGCAGCTAAAGAGAAGGTACAATCGATATAACGATATAGTTGTAAATGAAAATTCAtacataatatattaaatatatccaTATGCTACAGCCTCCAAAAGCAATGATCAATATAATGGACGGAATCGAAATTCGGAAAGATCCATTTGGTGTAGTTCTGGTTATGGGACCATGGAATTATCCATTTCAGTTGTGCATTATCCCTTTGATGGGTGCAATTGCTGCTGGAAATTGTGTAATTCTTAAACCATCAGAATTATCTTCAGCTACATCAGAATTATTTGCAAGAATTATTCCACAATATTTAGATTCAGTATGTATAGCAAACGATAACAGATATTTTCCACATAAATCGCAAAATGTTGCTTTATTATGTACTTTTTTTCCTGCAGGAATGTGTCCAAGTTGTTCTGGGGGGTATTAATGAAACGACAGAATTGCTCAAACAAAGAtttgattatatattttatacaggCTCTACTACAGTCGGAAGAATTGTACGAGATGCAGCAAACAAGTTCTTAACGCCTGTGACATTAGAACTTGGTGGGAAAAGGTATaaagtttaatttttaaatgtaacAATATAAAGGAACAAAATGTAAACGTATACTTGCAGCCCTGTGTATGTGGACAATACAGTGGATATAAATATAGCTGTAAAGAGAATACTGTGGGGTAAATGCATTAATGTGGGTCAAACCTGCATTGCACCAGATTATGTACTCTGTACACCTGAAGTGCAGAATAAATTCTTAAACGAAGCACACAAAGTTTTAAAGGAATGGTATGGCGACAATCCCAAGGAAAGTCCAGATTTAGCACGTATAATCAACGACAATCATTATCAGTAAATATAATTTTCCAAAATAGTATATGTGTACAAATATTCCACTTTAATACATATTCGTGTAATATATAAAAACATTCTTTCAGGCGACTTGTAAAATACTTAGACGGCGGTAAGATAGCAATAGGAGGACAATGTGATCCTGCAGAAAAATACATCGCACCGACTATACTTATTGATGTTAAACCTACGGATCCAATCATGCAAGACGAGATATTTGGGCCGATATTACCTTTCATCAATGTAAACAACGCGTACGAAGCCATTCAATTTATAAACAATCGGTAGgtttttcgaattatttttacattatttttacattattttacatTGTTATCATACTTATTTAGACTTTATTTCCTTGTCTGAGTCCCAGCAACGATTTATTTTAAACAGAGTTTAAACTTTTCATATAGGTGAAACATTTCATACAGGGTGTGACCGATGTAGTGGTACAAGCCGCAAGAAGGTGAATctacatgaaaaattaaaatgtaacaCCAGATTGgtcacaccctgtatatgtagatAAAAAATCACaacttatttattatttcaccaGTAATAAAATGCTGCGAAGTATCCAGATCTAGCATAAAATATCTTATGCGTTTGCTCTTTAGATAGTAAGAACAAAGAGTATTATTACATATCTACATCTGAATAACTTATAGCGACTACTTTGTTTTTATATTTAGCGAAACCCCACTCGTACTATATATATTTACCAAGGACAGGGGAGTTCAAGAATTAATAGTTAATCAGACTCACAGTGGAAGCGTGGCAATTAATGAAACGATAATGCAATTTTCTGGTGAGTCAGGATATTAGGAAACAAATGATAAATAGTTTCCTACTATTTAAATAGTAGGCAAATTGTATTTATTTGGAAGAAAAAATAAGTGGTATCAGGTagtcagatttttttttgtaaatagaaaCAGAATTGACAGAtcatattataatttaattttattgtagCAAATTAATTCTATGATGTAGCTTGCTTAATTCTAGGTGTTAGATTGTTAATGAAATATTAAGGTGTTGGTTTCTGTTTGCATTATCCAATTACAGGCATGGTAATTATAGGTTTAGATACTGCAATTATAATGAATTAAGATTATGGTGATGGGTAGGGAAAAAACGGAATGCTTCTGTATCTTAGGTGAGCTTCGTAACATGATGACGACTGCAAATAACTCGTCAGTTATCTGTGAAAAGTTTTTGTTACCTCACTTCTAGAGTTTCGTGATAATACGTTCTCGCATATCTTCGCTCGTTTTAAACATTAGGAAGTGAAATAAGTTTGACTTGGTATAATACTGTTTTATTAACTTACGAGAATATTTGAAGTCGTCATGTGACGACTAACGTATGTTACGAGACTCAGCCTGTACACAACTTCCACTGCTCTTGTACATAGTATTCCACAGTATCATTAAAATTGGTTTCAACTTAATTTAAAATACTCACAAAGTTCTAAATATATACATGAGTATTCATATAGGTAAATATTCCCTAACTAGAAGTGTTGGCTTTGTTCTTGCTATAATTCATGAAAATATATCCATAGTTCTCTTCCGTAATCGACATACAATCACGCTGAAATGAATGACAATCTTGAATGATTCGTGTATTATTACATATTTCGTACAGGGAGAAGCCATTATCATTGTACATATTTAGCAGTGATGAACAAACTATATCACTCTTGCTTGATAATACAAGTAGTGGTAGTACCTGTATCAATGATACAATGATGCATGCCGCAGGTATTTGTTCCTACTTTCTTCTTACAAGTATGTTCTTATCGACAAAAAATTTAATGCGCTTagttatatgtacatataccgcATTATGTTGCATAATTTTTTGTCGATTTTTTATCGAATGTGTATGTCATTACGTACTTAATGAATCACTTTTGTAAATA
Protein-coding sequences here:
- the Aldh-iii gene encoding aldehyde dehydrogenase type III isoform X3 — encoded protein: MEEVILDMTDAEENAMANRAECRIDIQPETSESIESAQPNGKMAKDYAALVERSRNSFFSGKTRPLEWRIKQLKQIDRMLEECKPDIVSALASDLRRCKFETIALELLISQGEVKTLLMNIKEWAAKEKPPKAMINIMDGIEIRKDPFGVVLVMGPWNYPFQLCIIPLMGAIAAGNCVILKPSELSSATSELFARIIPQYLDSECVQVVLGGINETTELLKQRFDYIFYTGSTTVGRIVRDAANKFLTPVTLELGGKSPVYVDNTVDINIAVKRILWGKCINVGQTCIAPDYVLCTPEVQNKFLNEAHKVLKEWYGDNPKESPDLARIINDNHYQRLVKYLDGGKIAIGGQCDPAEKYIAPTILIDVKPTDPIMQDEIFGPILPFINVNNAYEAIQFINNREKPLSLYIFSSDEQTISLLLDNTSSGSTCINDTMMHAAVDTLPFGGVGNSGMGCYHGKYTYDTFVHKKGCLIKDFNKLAETLASCRYPPYTDKKLSFLGSLVAKRPSIPGVKYIPYLLAFGLGALVTFGISAALKAQEDNL
- the Aldh-iii gene encoding aldehyde dehydrogenase type III isoform X6, translating into MAKDYAALVERSRNSFFSGKTRPLEWRIKQLKQIDRMLEECKPDIVSALASDLRRCKFETIALELLISQGEVKTLLMNIKEWAAKEKPPKAMINIMDGIEIRKDPFGVVLVMGPWNYPFQLCIIPLMGAIAAGNCVILKPSELSSATSELFARIIPQYLDSECVQVVLGGINETTELLKQRFDYIFYTGSTTVGRIVRDAANKFLTPVTLELGGKSPVYVDNTVDINIAVKRILWGKCINVGQTCIAPDYVLCTPEVQNKFLNEAHKVLKEWYGDNPKESPDLARIINDNHYQRLVKYLDGGKIAIGGQCDPAEKYIAPTILIDVKPTDPIMQDEIFGPILPFINVNNAYEAIQFINNRETPLVLYIFTKDRGVQELIVNQTHSGSVAINETIMQFSVDTLPFGGVGNSGMGCYHGKYTYDTFVHKKGCLIKDFNKLAETLASCRYPPYTDKKLSFLGSLVAKRPSIPGVKYIPYLLAFGLGALVTFGISAALKVYKQRRI
- the Aldh-iii gene encoding aldehyde dehydrogenase type III isoform X4, giving the protein MTDAEENAMANRAECRIDIQPETSESIESAQPNGKMAKDYAALVERSRNSFFSGKTRPLEWRIKQLKQIDRMLEECKPDIVSALASDLRRCKFETIALELLISQGEVKTLLMNIKEWAAKEKPPKAMINIMDGIEIRKDPFGVVLVMGPWNYPFQLCIIPLMGAIAAGNCVILKPSELSSATSELFARIIPQYLDSECVQVVLGGINETTELLKQRFDYIFYTGSTTVGRIVRDAANKFLTPVTLELGGKSPVYVDNTVDINIAVKRILWGKCINVGQTCIAPDYVLCTPEVQNKFLNEAHKVLKEWYGDNPKESPDLARIINDNHYQRLVKYLDGGKIAIGGQCDPAEKYIAPTILIDVKPTDPIMQDEIFGPILPFINVNNAYEAIQFINNRETPLVLYIFTKDRGVQELIVNQTHSGSVAINETIMQFSVDTLPFGGVGNSGMGCYHGKYTYDTFVHKKGCLIKDFNKLAETLASCRYPPYTDKKLSFLGSLVAKRPSIPGVKYIPYLLAFGLGALVTFGISAALKVYKQRRI
- the Aldh-iii gene encoding aldehyde dehydrogenase type III isoform X7: MEEVILDMTDAEENAMANRAECRIDIQPETSESIESAQPNGKMAKDYAALVERSRNSFFSGKTRPLEWRIKQLKQIDRMLEECKPDIVSALASDLRRCKFETIALELLISQGEVKTLLMNIKEWAAKEKPPKAMINIMDGIEIRKDPFGVVLVMGPWNYPFQLCIIPLMGAIAAGNCVILKPSELSSATSELFARIIPQYLDSECVQVVLGGINETTELLKQRFDYIFYTGSTTVGRIVRDAANKFLTPVTLELGGKSPVYVDNTVDINIAVKRILWGKCINVGQTCIAPDYVLCTPEVQNKFLNEAHKVLKEWYGDNPKESPDLARIINDNHYQRLVKYLDGGKIAIGGQCDPAEKYIAPTILIDVKPTDPIMQDEIFGPILPFINVNNAYEAIQFINNRETPLVLYIFTKDRGVQELIVNQTHSGSVAINETIMQFSGRSHYHCTYLAVMNKLYHSCLIIQVVVVPVSMIQ
- the Aldh-iii gene encoding aldehyde dehydrogenase type III isoform X2 is translated as MEEVILDMTDAEENAMANRAECRIDIQPETSESIESAQPNGKMAKDYAALVERSRNSFFSGKTRPLEWRIKQLKQIDRMLEECKPDIVSALASDLRRCKFETIALELLISQGEVKTLLMNIKEWAAKEKPPKAMINIMDGIEIRKDPFGVVLVMGPWNYPFQLCIIPLMGAIAAGNCVILKPSELSSATSELFARIIPQYLDSECVQVVLGGINETTELLKQRFDYIFYTGSTTVGRIVRDAANKFLTPVTLELGGKSPVYVDNTVDINIAVKRILWGKCINVGQTCIAPDYVLCTPEVQNKFLNEAHKVLKEWYGDNPKESPDLARIINDNHYQRLVKYLDGGKIAIGGQCDPAEKYIAPTILIDVKPTDPIMQDEIFGPILPFINVNNAYEAIQFINNRETPLVLYIFTKDRGVQELIVNQTHSGSVAINETIMQFSVDTLPFGGVGNSGMGCYHGKYTYDTFVHKKGCLIKDFNKLAETLASCRYPPYTDKKLSFLGSLVAKRPSIPGVKYIPYLLAFGLGALVTFGISAALKAQEDNL
- the Aldh-iii gene encoding aldehyde dehydrogenase type III isoform X5, with protein sequence MKDKGEPVIIHVQPSPTSRDNINAQPNGKMAKDYAALVERSRNSFFSGKTRPLEWRIKQLKQIDRMLEECKPDIVSALASDLRRCKFETIALELLISQGEVKTLLMNIKEWAAKEKPPKAMINIMDGIEIRKDPFGVVLVMGPWNYPFQLCIIPLMGAIAAGNCVILKPSELSSATSELFARIIPQYLDSECVQVVLGGINETTELLKQRFDYIFYTGSTTVGRIVRDAANKFLTPVTLELGGKSPVYVDNTVDINIAVKRILWGKCINVGQTCIAPDYVLCTPEVQNKFLNEAHKVLKEWYGDNPKESPDLARIINDNHYQRLVKYLDGGKIAIGGQCDPAEKYIAPTILIDVKPTDPIMQDEIFGPILPFINVNNAYEAIQFINNRETPLVLYIFTKDRGVQELIVNQTHSGSVAINETIMQFSVDTLPFGGVGNSGMGCYHGKYTYDTFVHKKGCLIKDFNKLAETLASCRYPPYTDKKLSFLGSLVAKRPSIPGVKYIPYLLAFGLGALVTFGISAALKVYKQRRI
- the Aldh-iii gene encoding aldehyde dehydrogenase type III isoform X1 encodes the protein MEEVILDMTDAEENAMANRAECRIDIQPETSESIESAQPNGKMAKDYAALVERSRNSFFSGKTRPLEWRIKQLKQIDRMLEECKPDIVSALASDLRRCKFETIALELLISQGEVKTLLMNIKEWAAKEKPPKAMINIMDGIEIRKDPFGVVLVMGPWNYPFQLCIIPLMGAIAAGNCVILKPSELSSATSELFARIIPQYLDSECVQVVLGGINETTELLKQRFDYIFYTGSTTVGRIVRDAANKFLTPVTLELGGKSPVYVDNTVDINIAVKRILWGKCINVGQTCIAPDYVLCTPEVQNKFLNEAHKVLKEWYGDNPKESPDLARIINDNHYQRLVKYLDGGKIAIGGQCDPAEKYIAPTILIDVKPTDPIMQDEIFGPILPFINVNNAYEAIQFINNRETPLVLYIFTKDRGVQELIVNQTHSGSVAINETIMQFSVDTLPFGGVGNSGMGCYHGKYTYDTFVHKKGCLIKDFNKLAETLASCRYPPYTDKKLSFLGSLVAKRPSIPGVKYIPYLLAFGLGALVTFGISAALKVYKQRRI